From a region of the Lactuca sativa cultivar Salinas chromosome 4, Lsat_Salinas_v11, whole genome shotgun sequence genome:
- the LOC111917725 gene encoding vacuolar fusion protein CCZ1 homolog B isoform X1, whose protein sequence is MGLSSAAITTSSEALKFCIFDLRRGQHEGEELEKILFFFPADLPFPAQLSVIGLSEGLITFTRIFSPEAACEVIEAELHSHVFFEAEPDIWMVMVVAKSKETEAIWRIEALRSVLKEIHSLFIMFHGSIRVLLDKEPGGGLTRSHLFTFIMDYLNDFLMGNKFVLPNFRDSLKQRGTVQMLTVGREAAIEVQSLVGALDSCMGHTSGYSVILFQDLLVSTTLTPDDTTNLFSYATSRLTPRVLSSGGSSTWSYLRKGNAELASRSANIGSGLDGFRIVRPLQHGKWSKGKDGFLVTDIWGVEVGNLVPTTPTLWLQQTEHKMYLCAYQHKSLTIILLIPVTSMLNGEEGISMLKQQLLENASAKIVKVEEKLAKGWGGENAYHVKGYRYLLVDGDRNISRASPPGKVTTLTKESLLAINKVREDVDLEKSRGNGNNDEKDLEICIRAKNNAWVIARSTRGKELYIVLEKANETLLYASEAIEKFSDRYCNGAFSLD, encoded by the exons ATGGGTTTGTCATCTGCTGCTATTACTACTTCCAGTGAAGCACTGAAATTTTGCATATTTGATTTGAGAAGGGGACAACATGAAGGCGAGGAACTGGAGAAGATTTTGTTCTTTTTCCCGGCTGATTTGCCCTTTCCAGCTCAACTTTCTGTCATTGGCCTCAGTGAAGGACTCATCACTTTCACAAG AATCTTTTCTCCTGAAGCAGCTTGTGAGGTTATAGAAGCAGAACTACATTCCCATGTCTTCTTTGAGGCAGAGCCAGATATCTGGATGGTAATG GTGGTTGCAAAAAGCAAAGAAACAGAAGCCATATGGAGAATTGAAGCACTACGCAGCGTTCTTAAAGAAATCCACTCTCTTTTCATTATGTTTCATGGTTCTATAAGAGTGTTACTTGATAAAGAACCTGGTGGAGGATTAACTCGTAGTCATCTGTTCACCTTCATCATGGATTACCTTAATG ATTTTCTCATGGGAAACAAATTCGTTTTACCTAATTTTCGTGATTCTCTAAAGCAACGTGGAACTGTTCAGATGTTAACTGTTGGACGTGAGGCTGCTATTGAAGTACAG TCTCTTGTGGGAGCATTGGATTCATGCATGGGACACACTTCAGGCTACTCAGTTATCTTGTTTCAGGATCTTTTGGTCTCCACAACACTAACCCCT GATGACACTACTAATCTGTTTTCATACGCCACCTCAAGGTTGACCCCACGTGTTCTATCTTCTGGAGGAAGTAGTACATGGTCTTACCTCCGCAAAGGGAATGCTGAGCTGGCGTCCAGGTCAGCAAATATCGGGTCAGGTTTAGATGGGTTCCGGATTGTGAGGCCATTACAACATGGGAAATGGTCAAAAGGGAAAGATGGGTTTCTTGTTACTGATATATGGGGGGTAGAAGTTGGTAATTTGGTACCTACAACCCCAACATTATGGCTTCAACAGACAGAGCATAAAATGTACTTATGTGCTTATCAACATAAAAGCCTTACAATAATCTTGCTCATACCTGTTACCTCTATGCTTAATGGAGAAGAAGGGATCTCCATGTTGAAGCAACAACTTCTTGAAAAT GCGTCTGCAAAGATTGTTAAAGTTGAGGAGAAGCTTGCAAAAGGATGGGGTGGTGAAAATGCTTATCATGTGAAAGGGTATCGTTATTTGCTAGTGGATGGTGATAGGAATATTTCGAGGGCATCCCCACCTGGAAAAGTAACAACTCTAACAAAG GAATCATTACTTGCTATAAATAAAGTTAGAGAAGATGTTGATTTGGAGAAAAGCAGAGGAAATGGGAATAATGATGAAAAGGATTTAGAAATATGCATCAGAGCAAAAAACAATGCATGGGTGATTGCTAGGTCTACAAGAGGAAAAGAACTTTATATAGTTCTTGAAAAAGCCAATGAAACTCTTCTCTATGCCTCAGAAGCCATTGAGAAGTTCAGTGACAG GTACTGCAATGGAGCCTTTTCATTGGATTAG
- the LOC111917725 gene encoding vacuolar fusion protein CCZ1 homolog B isoform X2, translating into MGLSSAAITTSSEALKFCIFDLRRGQHEGEELEKILFFFPADLPFPAQLSVIGLSEGLITFTRIFSPEAACEVIEAELHSHVFFEAEPDIWMVMVVAKSKETEAIWRIEALRSVLKEIHSLFIMFHGSIRVLLDKEPGGGLTRSHLFTFIMDYLNDFLMGNKFVLPNFRDSLKQRGTVQMLTVGREAAIEVQSLVGALDSCMGHTSGYSVILFQDLLVSTTLTPDDTTNLFSYATSRLTPRVLSSGGSSTWSYLRKGNAELASRSANIGSGLDGFRIVRPLQHGKWSKGKDGFLVTDIWGVEVGNLVPTTPTLWLQQTEHKMYLCAYQHKSLTIILLIPVTSMLNGEEGISMLKQQLLENASAKIVKVEEKLAKGWGGENAYHVKGYRYLLVDGDRNISRASPPGKVTTLTKESLLAINKVREDVDLEKSRGNGNNDEKDLEICIRAKNNAWVIARSTRGKELYIVLEKANETLLYASEAIEKFSDRYCNGAFSLD; encoded by the exons ATGGGTTTGTCATCTGCTGCTATTACTACTTCCAGTGAAGCACTGAAATTTTGCATATTTGATTTGAGAAGGGGACAACATGAAGGCGAGGAACTGGAGAAGATTTTGTTCTTTTTCCCGGCTGATTTGCCCTTTCCAGCTCAACTTTCTGTCATTGGCCTCAGTGAAGGACTCATCACTTTCACAAG AATCTTTTCTCCTGAAGCAGCTTGTGAGGTTATAGAAGCAGAACTACATTCCCATGTCTTCTTTGAGGCAGAGCCAGATATCTGGATGGTAATG GTGGTTGCAAAAAGCAAAGAAACAGAAGCCATATGGAGAATTGAAGCACTACGCAGCGTTCTTAAAGAAATCCACTCTCTTTTCATTATGTTTCATGGTTCTATAAGAGTGTTACTTGATAAAGAACCTGGTGGAGGATTAACTCGTAGTCATCTGTTCACCTTCATCATGGATTACCTTAATG ATTTTCTCATGGGAAACAAATTCGTTTTACCTAATTTTCGTGATTCTCTAAAGCAACGTGGAACTGTTCAGATGTTAACTGTTGGACGTGAGGCTGCTATTGAAGTACAG TCTCTTGTGGGAGCATTGGATTCATGCATGGGACACACTTCAGGCTACTCAGTTATCTTGTTTCAGGATCTTTTGGTCTCCACAACACTAACCCCT GATGACACTACTAATCTGTTTTCATACGCCACCTCAAGGTTGACCCCACGTGTTCTATCTTCTGGAGGAAGTAGTACATGGTCTTACCTCCGCAAAGGGAATGCTGAGCTGGCGTCCAGGTCAGCAAATATCGGGTCAGGTTTAGATGGGTTCCGGATTGTGAGGCCATTACAACATGGGAAATGGTCAAAAGGGAAAGATGGGTTTCTTGTTACTGATATATGGGGGGTAGAAGTTGGTAATTTGGTACCTACAACCCCAACATTATGGCTTCAACAGACAGAGCATAAAATGTACTTATGTGCTTATCAACATAAAAGCCTTACAATAATCTTGCTCATACCTGTTACCTCTATGCTTAATGGAGAAGAAGGGATCTCCATGTTGAAGCAACAACTTCTTGAAAAT GCGTCTGCAAAGATTGTTAAAGTTGAGGAGAAGCTTGCAAAAGGATGGGGTGGTGAAAATGCTTATCATGTGAAAGGGTATCGTTATTTGCTAGTGGATGGTGATAGGAATATTTCGAGGGCATCCCCACCTGGAAAAGTAACAACTCTAACAAAG GAATCATTACTTGCTATAAATAAAGTTAGAGAAGATGTTGATTTGGAGAAAAGCAGAGGAAATGGGAATAATGATGAAAAGGATTTAGAAATATGCATCAGAGCAAAAAACAATGCATGGGTGATTGCTAGGTCTACAAGAGGAAAAGAACTTTATATAGTTCTTGAAAAAGCCAATGAAACTCTTCTCTATGCCTCAGAAGCCATTGAGAAGTTCAGTGACAG GTACTGCAATGGAGCCTTTTCATTGGATTAA